One genomic window of Bactrocera dorsalis isolate Fly_Bdor chromosome 4, ASM2337382v1, whole genome shotgun sequence includes the following:
- the LOC125778245 gene encoding uncharacterized protein LOC125778245, whose product MDLNTLMTLTVNGLKDKLREIGISTTGQKRELQDRLLQHYGLSRNEPSDDELSRSIYDDVQECNIPQSSQSFVRQQLFTLKDLGDCVSSFTGEGSVDIRFWVNEFEMNADIVKWNDLQRFVYGKQLLRGAAKLFVRSQSNVSNLENLKSALITEFGAKLCSSDVHKLLKNRLKHSNETLREYLYSLMEIGKQINLDEASVIDYFIEGIPDSRFNKSLLYQAKNINDLKEQIKVYERIRKSNAGLGKVGTNESRKESNLSMVKPKEESVRRCFKCGDKTHIAAQCPQKQFKCFKCNELGHRSFECKSKDKKTNDPKKEPSTVNMLRNDIFQPFINSVRDELHFKTVMINDFRFEALIDSGCSLNLIRYDTLLLSGAGNKLTNDRRKLYSACANVIETIGSFETLMHVDELSLNVTFHVVKENDIQFAGMIGKAILKDVDIVLTEEEVVFKNKSLSYKPKVNNNQTQTVEVDSKAKVVTPEKWIQEFDVMSLNELEEIKTMDVKHLEKSLAKNVENLVNRYTTTDRVQQFINNTPPRSTKQTPFKILTGLDMRMANMPELQELLDDEAVELQIFSGEFREWQSFKELFEEYVHNNKDISNSKKMSYLKSCLQGDARLMVSHLITESGANYNTAWELLAHRYDNVRKQFNEQLKMEMEKAQTSLSDYQAFAQEKFAALESQLEAQDVEHKRTLDSYRLEIDNKLSQKQQQLDEAEQRELKLKERFNLLAISEQELCEKLTSTENAYAARFQAATEREHNLNERVQALTKELNGLRASNENRERELRDKLNLSQDEISVLRSSQRSFNETLDRSSGISSPSELARLQSEADSLHCVLELKQKEISKLTEHNEELMRDAEERGILQSKISLLESNNEMLKSELDIKLEKEKDFLRKINYKTKGQKESWRATTGRQDVNRYFIPRESPHFGGSREEGYFFTDERMDLEPPDEEPNEDMAIKDADDRGMTMEDAILNPKAKKKKRMACLPIKHIQQLPKDESSKVDNTKTKKDEDKKIRDTTSKTRDDKRKTIDTKKDASKKPEVEKDKQRDKEKEKDHNKRDIKVNETIEIAEIDPVGKADVVTTIWELLIPWQLALKQTDKLKTKRRLQAAIIFPAVTFAARENVQN is encoded by the exons ATGGACTTAAACACTTTAATGACTTTGACAGTTAATGGACTGAAGGACAAGTTGAGAGAAATTGGTATTTCGACTACTGGACAAAAACGAGAACTTCAGGACAGACTACTGCAGCACTATGGCTTGTCACGAAATGAGCCAAGCGATGATGAGTTGAGTCGGTCGATATACGATGACGTTCAAGAATGCAACATTCCACAGTCTTCCCAGTCCTTTGTGCGGCAACAGCTATTTACTCTTAAAGATTTAGGTGATTGTGTTAGTTCATTTACTGGTGAAGGGTCGGTAGATATTCGGTTTTGGGTAAACGAATTCGAGATGAATGCAGATATAGTAAAGTGGAACGATTTGCAAAGATTTGTTTATGGCAAGCAGCTTCTACGTGGAGCAGCCAAGCTTTTCGTTAGAAGTCAAAGCAATGTAAGCAATTTGGAAAACTTAAAAAGTGCGTTAATTACTGAATTCGGTGCTAAGCTTTGTTCGTCAGATGTTCATAAGCTGTTGAAAAATAGGCTTAAACACTCGAATGAAACGTTACGTGAATATTTATATAGCCTAATGGAAATAGGCAAACAAATTAATCTAGACGAGGCCAGTGTCATTGATTATTTTATTGAGGGGATTCCGGATTCACGATTTAATAAGTCTTTATTGTATCAAGCAAAGAATATAAACGATTTAAAAGAGCAGATAAAAGTGTATGAAAGGATACGAAAATCTAATGCAGGGTTAGGTAAAGTAGGCACAAATGAATCTAGGAAAGAGAGTAACTTATCAATGGTAAAGCCAAAAGAGGAATCGGTTAGAAGGTGTTTTAAGTGTGGAGATAAAACGCATATAGCTGCACAATGTCCACAGAAGCAGTTCAAATGCTTTAAGTGCAACGAATTGGGTCATCGCTCTTTCGAATGCAAGAGTAAAGATAAAAAAACGAATGACCCAAAGAAAGAACCGAGCACGGTCAACATGTTGAGGAACGATATTTTTCAACCGTTTATAAATAGCGTTCGGGACGAGTTACATTTTAAGACGGTCATGATTAACGATTTTAGATTTGAGGCACTTATTGATTCAGGATGTTCACTAAATTTGATTCGATACGATACGTTATTATTAAGTGGGGCCGGAAATAAGTTGACTAATGACCGAAGGAAGCTTTATAGTGCTTGTGCTAATGTCATTGAGACCATAGGCAGCTTTGAAACTTTGATGCATGTAGATGAACTATCACTAAATGTCACCTTTCATGTAGTCAAAGAAAATGATATTCAATTCGCAGGGATGATAGGAAAGGCTATTCTGAAGGATGTTGATATCGTTTTAACAGAAGAGgaagttgtttttaaaaataaaagtttatctTATAAGCCGAAAGTTAACAATAATCAAACGCAAACAGTTGAGGTAGATTCCAAAGCCAAAGTAGTCACACCAGAAAAGTGGATACAAGAGTTCGATGTCATGAGCTTGAACGAATTAGAGGAAATAAAGACAATGGATGTGAAGCATTTAGAGAAGAGTCTGGCTAAGAATGTAGAAAATTTAGTAAACAGATATACAACGACAG ATCGCGTACAACAGTTTATAAACAACACACCTCCGCGAAGTACAAAGCAGACACCATTCAAGATATTAACTGGACTTGACATGCGTATGGCCAATATGCCAGAGCTACAAGAACTTTTAGATGATGAAGCAGTAG AATTGCAAATATTCTCAGGGGAGTTCCGAGAATGGCAATCATTCAAAGAGCTCTTCGAGGAGTATGTCCATAATAATAAGGACATTAGTAACTCCAAAAAGATGAGCTATTTAAAATCTTGTCTTCAAGGAGATGCTAGACTAATGGTTAGTCACCTGATAACGGAATCAGGTGCAAATTACAACACTGCTTGGGAATTACTGGCACACAGATATGATAACGTGCGCAAACAATTTAACGAACAGCTCAAAATGGAAATGGAGAAGGCACAAACAAGTCTCTCCGATTACCAAGCTTTTGCTCAAGAAAAATTCGCAGCACTCGAGTCACAACTGGAAGCACAAGATGTGGAACATAAGCGTACACTCGATTCGTATCGCTTAGAAATTGATAACAAACTctcacaaaagcaacaacaactcgaTGAAGCCGAACAACGCGAACTCAAATTAAAAGAGCGTTTCAATTTATTGGCGATTTCCGAGCAAGAGTTGTGTGAAAAATTGACTAGCACTGAAAATGCCTACGCCGCCCGCTTCCAGGCGGCCACAGAACGAGAACATAACTTGAATGAACGAGTGCAAGCGCTGACAAAGGAACTCAATGGGCTTAGAGCTTCCAATGAGAATAGGGAACGCGAGTTGCGTGACAAGTTAAATCTGTCGCAGGATGAGATTTCGGTTTTACGATCCTCACAGCGCAGCTTTAACGAGACCCTGGATCGCAGCAGTGGCATTAGTTCGCCATCGGAACTGGCGCGTCTGCAAAGTGAAGCGGATAGTTTGCATTGTGTGTTGGAGTTAAAACAGAAGGAGATTTCCAAGTTGACTGAACATAATGAGGAGCTAATGCGTGATGCTGAGGAACGTGGCATTTTGCAGAGCAAAATATCATTGCTTGAATCAAACAATGAGATGTTGAAGTCAGAGCTGGATATCAAGTTGGAGAAGGAGAAGGACTTTCTTCGTAAAatcaattacaaaacaaaagggcAAAAGGAATCTTGGAGAGCTACAACTGGAAGACAAGACGTTAACAGGTATTTTATTCCCCGGGAGAGTCCTCACTTCGGAGGAAGTAGGGaagagggttatttttttacagatgAAAGAATGGATCTGGAACCGCCTGATGAAGAGCCAAATGAAGACATGGCAATTAAAGACGCTGACGATAGAGGTATGACAATGGAAGATGCAATACTGAATCCAAAGGCCAAGAAGAAGAAACGGATGGCATGTCTACCAATCAAACACATACAACAATTACCGAAAGACGAAAGCAGTAAAGTGGATaatactaaaacaaaaaaagatgaaGACAAGAAGATACGAGACACAACTTCTAAGACGAGAGACGACAAACGTAAAACTATTGATACAAAGAAGGATGCATCAAAGAAACCTGAAGTGGAGAAGGATAAGCAACGCGATAAAGAAAAGGAGAAGGACCATAATAAAAGAGACATAAAAGTAAATGAAACTATTGAAATAGCCGAAATAGATCCAGTTGGAAAAGCGGATGTAGTAACAACCATTTGGGAGTTACTAATACCATGGCAGCTTGCGTTAAAACAAACGGACAAGCTAAAAACCAAACGACGACTACAAGCTGCAATCATTTTCCCAGCAGTCACTTTTGCCGCCCGggagaatgttcaaaattga